One Pseudomonas brassicacearum genomic region harbors:
- a CDS encoding energy transducer TonB, translating to MTLPSDLPQELAHRGVRPADRLGFTLFLAALIHLALLLGVGFATVEPKQISQTLEITLATFKSETKPKKADFLAQDNQQGSGTLEKKAIPKTTEIAPFQDNTVQKVTPPPAAKPEVQETAPKAAVTTVAPKPKKAPVKEEVKPDPKPKAPAPTFDSSQLSSDIASLEAELAQEQQLYAKRPRIHRLSAASTMRDKGAWYKDEWRKKVERIGNLNYPDEARRKQIYGNLRLMVSINRDGSLYEVLVLESSGQPLLDQAAQRIVRLAAPFAPFTGDLSDIDRLEIIRTWKFARGDRLSSN from the coding sequence ATGACACTCCCGTCCGATCTGCCCCAAGAGCTCGCCCATCGTGGCGTGCGCCCGGCCGATCGCCTCGGTTTTACCCTGTTCCTGGCGGCGTTGATCCACCTGGCCTTGCTGCTGGGCGTCGGGTTTGCCACGGTCGAGCCGAAACAGATCAGCCAGACCCTGGAAATCACCCTGGCCACCTTCAAGAGCGAGACCAAGCCCAAGAAGGCCGATTTCCTGGCCCAGGACAACCAGCAAGGCAGTGGCACCCTGGAAAAGAAGGCGATTCCCAAGACCACCGAAATCGCACCGTTCCAGGACAATACGGTACAGAAAGTCACCCCGCCGCCGGCCGCCAAGCCCGAAGTGCAGGAAACGGCGCCCAAGGCAGCCGTGACCACCGTGGCGCCAAAACCGAAGAAAGCGCCGGTCAAGGAAGAGGTCAAGCCCGACCCCAAGCCCAAGGCCCCGGCGCCCACTTTCGACAGTTCCCAGCTGTCCAGCGACATCGCCAGCCTGGAAGCCGAACTGGCCCAGGAGCAACAGCTGTATGCCAAACGCCCGCGCATCCACCGTCTGAGCGCCGCCTCGACCATGCGCGACAAGGGCGCCTGGTACAAGGACGAGTGGCGCAAGAAGGTCGAGCGCATCGGCAACCTCAACTACCCCGACGAAGCCCGGCGCAAACAGATCTACGGCAACCTGCGGCTAATGGTCTCGATCAACCGCGACGGCTCGTTGTATGAAGTGCTGGTGCTGGAGTCCTCCGGCCAGCCACTGCTGGACCAGGCCGCCCAGCGGATCGTGCGCCTGGCTGCGCCGTTCGCGCCGTTTACCGGGGATTTGTCGGACATCGACCGGCTGGAAATCATCCGCACCTGGAAGTTTGCCCGTGGCGATAGGCTTTCGAGCAATTGA
- a CDS encoding YqgE/AlgH family protein, whose translation MKNVSPTYLKHHFLIAMPHMADPHFAHTLTYIVEHTANGAMGLVINRPQELNLADILEQLRPDIEPPILCQRVPIFIGGPVQTDRGFVLHPSGPTYQATVDLNGVSLSTSQDVLFAIADGVGPEKSLIALGYAGWEAGQLEAELADNAWLTCPFDADILFNTSSELRLEAAASRLGVNLSLLTSQAGHA comes from the coding sequence ATGAAAAACGTCAGCCCCACCTACCTCAAGCATCACTTCCTGATCGCCATGCCGCACATGGCTGATCCGCACTTTGCCCATACCTTGACCTACATCGTCGAGCACACGGCCAATGGCGCCATGGGGCTGGTGATCAATCGCCCGCAGGAACTGAACCTGGCGGACATTCTTGAGCAGTTGCGTCCCGACATCGAACCGCCAATCCTGTGCCAGCGCGTGCCGATTTTCATCGGTGGCCCGGTGCAGACCGATCGCGGCTTCGTGCTCCATCCGTCGGGGCCGACCTACCAGGCCACCGTGGACCTGAATGGCGTGTCGCTGTCCACGTCCCAGGACGTGCTGTTCGCCATCGCCGACGGTGTAGGCCCGGAAAAAAGCCTGATCGCCCTCGGCTATGCCGGTTGGGAAGCCGGGCAACTGGAAGCTGAGCTGGCCGACAATGCCTGGCTGACCTGCCCGTTCGACGCTGACATCCTGTTCAACACCAGCAGCGAACTGCGCCTGGAAGCGGCGGCCAGTCGGCTGGGGGTCAACCTCAGCCTGCTCACCAGCCAGGCGGGACACGCCTGA
- the ruvX gene encoding Holliday junction resolvase RuvX, translating into MALRLLLGFDYGTKQIGVAVGQVITGQARELCTLKAQNGIPDWNQVEALIKEWKPDAVVVGLPLNMDGTPSDMCLRAEKFARRLNGRYNLPFYTHDERLTTFEAKGERLVRGGQKGSYRDNPVDAIAAALLLQGWLDANAALFET; encoded by the coding sequence ATGGCCCTGCGCTTGCTGCTGGGTTTCGACTACGGCACCAAACAGATCGGCGTCGCGGTGGGCCAGGTCATCACCGGCCAGGCCCGCGAGCTGTGTACATTGAAGGCGCAGAACGGCATTCCCGACTGGAATCAGGTCGAAGCGCTGATCAAGGAATGGAAACCCGACGCCGTGGTGGTCGGCCTGCCGCTGAACATGGACGGCACGCCCAGCGACATGTGCCTGCGCGCCGAAAAGTTCGCCCGCCGGCTCAATGGCCGCTACAACCTGCCCTTCTATACCCATGACGAGCGCCTGACCACCTTCGAGGCCAAGGGCGAGCGCCTGGTGCGCGGCGGGCAGAAAGGCAGTTACCGCGACAACCCGGTGGACGCCATCGCCGCCGCCCTGCTGTTGCAAGGCTGGCTCGATGCCAACGCCGCCTTGTTTGAAACCTGA
- the pyrR gene encoding bifunctional pyr operon transcriptional regulator/uracil phosphoribosyltransferase PyrR, whose product MSLPNPAELISQMAIRLTAHLEQRGISEPRYIGIRTGGVWVAQALLEQLGNPSPLGTLDVSFYRDDFSQNGLHPQVRPSALPFEIEGQHLVLIDDVLMSGRTIRAAMNELFDYGRPASVTLVCLLDLDAAELPIRPNVVGATLTLATHERVKLSGPSPLQLELQDLAL is encoded by the coding sequence ATGAGCCTGCCCAATCCTGCCGAACTGATCAGCCAGATGGCGATTCGTCTCACGGCACACCTGGAACAACGCGGCATCAGCGAACCGCGCTACATCGGTATTCGCACCGGCGGCGTCTGGGTCGCCCAGGCCTTGCTCGAACAACTGGGCAATCCATCGCCGCTGGGCACATTGGACGTGTCTTTCTACCGCGACGACTTCAGCCAGAACGGCCTGCACCCGCAAGTACGCCCCTCGGCCCTGCCATTCGAGATCGAGGGCCAGCACCTGGTCTTGATCGACGACGTGCTGATGAGCGGCCGGACCATCCGCGCCGCCATGAACGAACTGTTCGACTACGGCCGACCGGCCAGCGTGACGCTGGTGTGCCTGCTGGACCTGGACGCCGCCGAGCTGCCGATCCGCCCGAACGTGGTCGGCGCGACGCTGACGCTGGCCACCCATGAGCGAGTCAAGCTCTCCGGCCCGTCGCCGCTGCAACTCGAACTGCAAGACCTTGCCCTTTAA
- a CDS encoding aspartate carbamoyltransferase catalytic subunit: protein MTPLETKRPLQLNDQGQLRHFLSLDGLRRELLTEILDTADSFLEVGARAVKKVPLLRGKTVCNVFFENSTRTRTTFELAAQRLSADVITLNVSTSSASKGETLLDTLRNLEAMAADMFVVRHGDSGAAHFIAEHVCPQVAIINGGDGRHAHPTQGMLDMLTIRRHKGSFENLSVAIVGDILHSRVARSNMLALKTLGCPDIRVIAPKTLLPIGVEQYGVKVYTDMTEGLKDVDVVIMLRLQRERMTGGLLPSEGEFYRLFGLTTARLAGAKPDAIVMHPGPINRGVEIESAVADGPHSVILNQVTYGIAIRMAVLSMAMSGQTAQRQFDQENAQ, encoded by the coding sequence ATGACGCCTCTCGAAACCAAGCGCCCGCTGCAGCTCAACGATCAGGGCCAGCTGCGGCACTTCCTGTCCCTCGACGGCCTGCGCCGCGAGCTGCTGACGGAAATCCTCGACACCGCCGACTCGTTCCTCGAGGTCGGCGCCCGGGCGGTGAAGAAAGTCCCGTTGCTGCGCGGCAAGACCGTGTGCAACGTGTTCTTCGAAAACTCCACCCGCACCCGCACCACCTTCGAACTGGCGGCCCAGCGGCTGTCGGCGGACGTGATCACTCTCAACGTGTCCACGTCCTCGGCGAGCAAGGGTGAAACCCTGCTCGACACTCTGCGCAACCTCGAAGCCATGGCCGCCGACATGTTTGTCGTGCGCCACGGTGATTCCGGCGCCGCGCACTTCATTGCCGAACATGTGTGCCCGCAGGTGGCGATCATCAACGGCGGCGACGGCCGTCACGCCCACCCGACCCAGGGCATGCTGGACATGCTGACCATCCGTCGGCACAAGGGCAGCTTCGAGAACCTGTCGGTGGCCATCGTCGGCGACATCCTGCACTCGCGCGTGGCCCGTTCGAACATGCTGGCCCTCAAGACCCTTGGTTGCCCGGACATCCGCGTGATCGCACCGAAGACCCTGCTGCCCATCGGCGTCGAGCAATACGGCGTGAAGGTTTACACCGACATGACCGAAGGCCTCAAGGATGTGGACGTGGTGATCATGCTGCGCCTGCAACGCGAGCGCATGACCGGCGGCCTGCTGCCCAGCGAAGGCGAGTTCTACCGCCTGTTCGGCCTGACCACCGCTCGCCTGGCCGGGGCCAAGCCGGACGCTATCGTCATGCACCCGGGGCCGATCAACCGCGGCGTGGAGATCGAATCGGCAGTGGCCGATGGCCCGCACTCGGTGATCCTCAACCAGGTGACCTACGGCATCGCCATCCGCATGGCCGTGCTGTCCATGGCCATGAGCGGGCAAACGGCCCAGCGCCAATTCGACCAGGAGAACGCCCAGTGA
- a CDS encoding dihydroorotase translates to MKLSILGARVIDPASGLDQVTDIHIDACKIVALGAAPTGFVAAEILDAHGLVAAPGLVDLNVALREPGYSRKGSIVSETRAAAAGGVTSLCCPPQTKPVLDTSAVAELILDRAREAGNTKVFPIGALSKGLDGEQLAELIALRDAGCVAFGNGLNSFRNTRTLCRALEYAATFGLTVIFNSQDHDLAEGGLAHEGPTASFLGLPGIPETAETVALARDLLLVEQSGVRAHFSQLTSARGAALIAQAQARGLPVTADVALYQLILTDEALIDFNSVYHVQPPLRTRADRDGLREAVKSGVISAISSHHQPHERDAKLAPFGATEPGISSVELLLPLALTLVEDGLLDLPTLLARLSAGPAQALQLPAGKLAVGAAADLVLFDPTASTVAGETWRSKGDNCPFLGHSLPGVVRYTLMDGRITHQA, encoded by the coding sequence GTGAAGCTCAGCATTCTCGGCGCACGCGTGATCGATCCAGCCAGTGGCCTGGATCAAGTGACTGATATCCATATCGATGCCTGCAAGATCGTCGCCCTGGGCGCCGCGCCCACTGGTTTCGTGGCGGCTGAAATCCTCGACGCCCATGGCCTGGTGGCCGCCCCTGGCCTGGTGGACCTGAACGTCGCCCTGCGCGAACCCGGCTACAGCCGTAAAGGCAGCATCGTCAGCGAAACCCGGGCCGCCGCCGCTGGTGGCGTGACCAGCCTGTGCTGTCCGCCACAGACCAAACCGGTACTGGACACCTCGGCCGTGGCCGAACTGATCCTCGACCGCGCCCGCGAAGCCGGCAACACCAAGGTCTTCCCGATCGGTGCGTTGAGCAAGGGCCTCGACGGCGAGCAACTGGCCGAGCTCATCGCGTTGCGCGACGCCGGTTGCGTGGCGTTCGGCAACGGCCTGAACAGTTTCCGCAACACTCGCACCCTGTGCCGCGCCCTGGAATACGCGGCGACTTTCGGCTTGACGGTGATCTTCAACTCGCAGGATCACGACCTGGCCGAAGGCGGCCTGGCCCACGAAGGTCCGACCGCGAGTTTCCTCGGCCTGCCGGGCATTCCAGAGACCGCCGAGACCGTGGCCCTGGCCCGGGACCTGCTGTTGGTGGAGCAAAGCGGCGTACGCGCGCACTTCAGCCAACTGACCAGCGCTCGCGGCGCGGCGCTGATCGCCCAGGCGCAGGCCCGCGGCCTGCCGGTCACCGCCGATGTGGCGCTGTACCAGCTGATCCTGACCGATGAAGCGCTGATCGACTTCAACAGCGTTTATCACGTCCAGCCGCCGCTGCGCACCCGCGCCGACCGCGATGGCTTGCGCGAGGCGGTGAAATCCGGGGTGATCTCGGCCATTTCCAGCCATCACCAACCCCATGAGCGCGATGCCAAGCTGGCACCGTTCGGCGCCACCGAGCCGGGCATCAGCAGCGTCGAACTGCTGCTGCCGCTGGCCCTGACCCTGGTGGAAGACGGTTTGCTGGACCTGCCGACCCTGCTGGCACGCCTGAGCGCCGGCCCGGCCCAGGCACTGCAATTGCCGGCTGGGAAGCTGGCGGTGGGCGCAGCGGCGGACCTGGTGCTGTTCGACCCCACCGCCTCCACCGTGGCGGGGGAAACCTGGCGCTCCAAAGGCGACAACTGCCCGTTCCTGGGCCACAGCTTGCCGGGTGTGGTGCGTTATACCTTGATGGATGGGCGGATAACCCACCAGGCCTGA
- a CDS encoding NINE protein, giving the protein MNSYQQDAIRDTHSKVIGYLLWIFGFTGAHRFYYGKPVTGTIWFFTFGLLGIGWLIDLFLIPAMDREADLRFTPGPIEYTVAWILLTFLGVLGVHRMYQGKWLSGIIYLLTGGVFFLGVLYDFWTLNDQVSIRNAQKRGAFH; this is encoded by the coding sequence ATGAACAGCTATCAACAGGACGCTATCCGGGATACCCACAGCAAAGTCATTGGCTATCTGCTGTGGATTTTCGGCTTCACTGGCGCCCACCGCTTCTATTACGGCAAACCGGTCACCGGCACGATCTGGTTCTTCACCTTTGGCCTGTTGGGCATCGGCTGGCTGATCGACCTGTTCCTGATCCCGGCCATGGATCGCGAAGCGGACCTGCGGTTTACCCCTGGGCCTATCGAATACACCGTGGCGTGGATCCTGCTGACGTTTCTCGGCGTGTTGGGCGTACACCGCATGTATCAGGGCAAATGGCTCAGCGGGATCATTTACCTGCTGACCGGCGGGGTGTTCTTCCTGGGGGTGCTGTATGACTTCTGGACGTTGAACGACCAGGTCTCGATTCGCAATGCGCAGAAGCGGGGGGCTTTTCACTAA
- a CDS encoding C40 family peptidase — MRPFFKTWLTLCLLLPLAAHATNREQRLPNVNGYTPKSHVSASLSKNKQSAQRVSNANSKLVPPMATKTSSNVLSRAVNVLGTPYRWGGSSPSKGFDCSGLVKYAFNDATFDLPRTSNAMASGHGEKVDRKDLKPGDLIFFKLKSRRVNHVAIYLGNDRFIHAPRRGKSVSIDTLNKPYWDTHYVVAKRVLPKEPGGLRVVQR, encoded by the coding sequence ATGCGTCCATTTTTCAAGACATGGCTGACCCTTTGCCTATTATTGCCACTGGCCGCCCACGCCACCAATCGTGAGCAACGTCTTCCCAACGTCAACGGCTACACCCCGAAATCCCATGTTTCTGCTTCCTTGAGCAAGAACAAGCAAAGCGCCCAGCGCGTGAGCAATGCCAACAGCAAACTGGTTCCGCCCATGGCGACCAAAACGAGCAGCAACGTATTGAGCCGCGCCGTGAATGTACTCGGCACTCCTTATCGTTGGGGCGGCAGCAGCCCAAGTAAAGGCTTCGATTGCAGCGGTTTGGTGAAATATGCCTTCAACGACGCCACGTTCGACCTGCCACGCACCTCCAATGCGATGGCCAGCGGTCATGGCGAGAAGGTCGATCGCAAGGATCTCAAGCCCGGCGACCTGATTTTCTTCAAGCTCAAGAGCCGCCGGGTCAATCACGTGGCCATTTACCTGGGCAACGACCGCTTCATCCATGCTCCACGCCGTGGCAAGTCGGTGAGCATCGACACCTTGAACAAGCCGTACTGGGATACCCATTACGTGGTGGCCAAGCGGGTCTTGCCGAAAGAACCGGGTGGGTTGCGGGTGGTTCAGCGCTGA
- a CDS encoding type IV pilus twitching motility protein PilT: MDITELLAFSAKQGASDLHLSAGLPPMIRVDGDVRRINLPALDHKQVHELIYDIMNDRQRVDYEKFLETDFSFDVPGVARFRVNAFNQNRGAGAVFRTIPSKVLTMEDLGMGDVFRKVTESPRGLVLVTGPTGSGKSTTLAAMIDYLNSHKHHHILTIEDPIEFVHEPRKCLINQREVHRDTQSFSTALRSALREDPDVILVGEMRDLETIRLALTAAETGHLVFGTLHTTSAAKTIDRVVDVFPGDEKSMVRSMLSESLQAVISQTLIKKIGGGRIAAHEIMLGTSAIRNLIREDKIAQMYSSIQTGGSLGMQTLDMCLKDLVSKGVISREHAREKARTPDNF, translated from the coding sequence ATGGATATCACTGAGTTACTGGCGTTCAGCGCCAAACAGGGCGCGTCGGACCTGCACCTGTCCGCTGGGTTGCCGCCGATGATCCGCGTCGATGGCGATGTGCGACGCATCAACCTGCCAGCGCTGGACCACAAGCAGGTTCATGAGCTGATCTACGACATCATGAACGACCGGCAACGCGTAGATTACGAAAAGTTTCTGGAAACCGATTTTTCCTTCGACGTGCCAGGCGTCGCCCGGTTTCGGGTCAACGCCTTTAATCAGAATCGCGGCGCGGGGGCGGTGTTCCGCACCATTCCGTCGAAAGTGCTGACCATGGAAGACCTGGGGATGGGCGACGTGTTTCGCAAAGTGACCGAATCGCCGCGCGGGCTGGTGTTGGTGACCGGACCGACCGGCTCGGGCAAATCCACCACCCTGGCAGCGATGATCGATTACCTCAACAGCCACAAGCACCATCACATCCTCACCATCGAGGATCCCATCGAATTCGTTCACGAACCGCGCAAATGCCTGATCAACCAGCGCGAAGTGCATCGCGACACCCAAAGCTTCTCCACGGCCCTGCGCTCGGCGCTGCGGGAAGATCCGGACGTGATCCTGGTGGGGGAGATGCGTGACCTGGAGACCATCCGCCTGGCCCTGACCGCCGCCGAAACCGGACACCTGGTGTTCGGCACCCTGCACACCACGTCGGCGGCCAAGACCATCGACCGGGTGGTCGACGTGTTCCCGGGCGACGAGAAGTCCATGGTTCGCTCGATGCTGTCGGAGTCACTGCAGGCGGTGATTTCCCAGACGTTGATCAAGAAGATCGGTGGAGGCCGGATTGCCGCGCACGAGATCATGCTGGGCACCTCGGCCATTCGAAACCTGATCCGCGAAGACAAGATTGCGCAGATGTACTCGTCGATCCAGACCGGCGGTTCGCTGGGGATGCAGACGCTGGACATGTGTTTGAAGGATTTGGTGAGCAAAGGCGTGATCAGCCGCGAGCATGCGCGGGAGAAGGCGCGTACGCCGGATAATTTCTAG
- a CDS encoding YggS family pyridoxal phosphate-dependent enzyme, translating into MSTIADNIAQVSSRIRAAEQAAHRTEHSVQLLAVSKTKPAQALREAHAAGLRDFGENYLQEALGKQAELTDLPLIWHFIGPIQSNKTRAIAEHFDWVHSVDRLKVAQRLSEQRPAELPPLNICIQVNVSGEASKSGCTPTDLPALANAISALPRLKLRGLMAIPEPTDDRGAQDAAFAAVQRLQASLDLPLDTLSMGMSHDLESAIAQGATWVRVGTALFGARDYGQS; encoded by the coding sequence ATGTCCACGATAGCAGACAACATTGCCCAGGTTAGTTCGCGTATCCGCGCTGCGGAGCAAGCCGCCCACCGCACCGAACACAGCGTTCAACTGCTTGCCGTGAGCAAGACCAAGCCCGCCCAGGCCCTGCGCGAAGCCCATGCCGCCGGCCTGCGGGACTTCGGCGAGAACTATCTGCAAGAAGCACTGGGCAAACAGGCCGAACTGACCGACCTGCCCTTGATCTGGCACTTCATCGGCCCCATTCAATCGAACAAGACGCGCGCTATTGCCGAACACTTCGACTGGGTGCATTCCGTGGATCGTTTGAAAGTTGCACAACGCCTGTCCGAGCAGCGTCCCGCCGAGCTGCCGCCGCTGAACATCTGCATCCAGGTCAATGTCAGCGGTGAAGCCAGCAAGTCCGGTTGCACCCCCACCGACCTGCCCGCGCTGGCAAACGCCATCAGTGCCTTGCCACGCCTGAAGCTGCGTGGGTTGATGGCGATTCCGGAGCCGACCGATGATCGCGGCGCCCAGGACGCGGCCTTCGCCGCCGTGCAACGTTTGCAAGCCAGCCTGGATCTGCCACTGGACACCCTGTCCATGGGCATGAGCCATGACCTCGAGTCGGCCATCGCCCAGGGCGCAACTTGGGTGCGCGTCGGTACCGCGCTGTTTGGTGCCCGCGACTACGGTCAATCCTGA
- the proC gene encoding pyrroline-5-carboxylate reductase — MSNTRIAFIGAGNMAASLIGGLRAKGLEASQIRASDPGEETRTRVSAEHGIKTFADNAQAIDGVDVIVLAVKPQAMKTVCEALRPSLKPHQLVVSIAAGITCASMNNWLGAQPIVRCMPNTPALLRQGVSGLFATAQVTTEQRHQAEELLSAVGLALWLDTEQQLDAVTAVSGSGPAYFFLLIEAMTAAGEKLGLPREIAAQLTLQTALGAAHMAVSSDVDAAELRRRVTSPAGTTEAAIKSFQAGGFEALVEKALGAAAHRSAEMAEQLGQ; from the coding sequence ATGAGCAACACGCGTATTGCCTTCATCGGCGCCGGCAACATGGCGGCCAGCCTGATCGGTGGCCTGCGGGCCAAGGGCCTGGAGGCCTCGCAGATCCGCGCCAGCGATCCGGGTGAAGAAACCCGCACCCGCGTGAGCGCCGAGCATGGCATCAAAACCTTCGCCGACAACGCCCAGGCCATCGATGGCGTGGACGTCATCGTCCTGGCGGTCAAGCCGCAAGCCATGAAAACCGTGTGCGAAGCCCTGCGCCCCAGTCTCAAGCCCCATCAGCTGGTGGTGTCGATTGCCGCGGGTATCACCTGCGCCAGCATGAACAACTGGCTGGGTGCCCAACCGATCGTGCGCTGCATGCCCAACACCCCGGCGCTGTTGCGTCAGGGTGTCAGCGGGTTGTTCGCCACTGCACAAGTGACCACCGAACAACGCCATCAGGCCGAAGAACTGCTGTCGGCCGTCGGCCTGGCGCTGTGGCTGGACACCGAACAGCAACTGGACGCCGTCACCGCCGTCTCCGGCTCGGGCCCGGCGTACTTCTTCCTGCTGATCGAAGCCATGACCGCCGCCGGCGAGAAACTCGGCCTGCCGCGAGAAATCGCCGCCCAACTGACCTTGCAAACCGCCTTGGGCGCCGCGCACATGGCCGTCTCCAGCGATGTCGACGCGGCCGAGCTGCGTCGCCGTGTCACCTCTCCGGCCGGCACCACCGAAGCCGCCATCAAATCGTTCCAGGCCGGGGGCTTCGAAGCCCTGGTGGAAAAAGCACTCGGCGCCGCCGCGCACCGCTCGGCCGAAATGGCCGAACAACTGGGCCAATAA
- a CDS encoding YggT family protein: protein MIGLNTAAVYVLQTLGSLYLLIVLLRFVLQLVRANFYNPLCQFIVKATQPLLKPLRRIIPSLFGLDMSSLVLAILVQLALMALTLLLTYGTTGNPLQLLIWSLIGVTALFLKIFFFALIISVILSWVAPSSHNPGAELVNQICEPALAPFRRIVPNLGGLDISPILAFMVLKLIDMLVINNLAAMTMMPEILRLLI, encoded by the coding sequence ATGATCGGATTGAACACTGCAGCGGTCTATGTACTGCAAACCCTCGGCAGCCTGTACCTGCTGATCGTGCTGCTGCGCTTCGTGCTGCAACTGGTACGCGCCAACTTCTACAACCCACTGTGCCAGTTCATCGTCAAGGCTACCCAGCCGCTGCTCAAGCCCCTGCGCCGGATCATCCCGAGCCTGTTCGGCCTGGACATGTCCTCGCTGGTGCTGGCGATCCTGGTGCAACTGGCGCTGATGGCCCTGACCCTGCTGCTGACCTACGGCACCACCGGTAACCCGCTGCAACTGCTGATCTGGTCGCTCATTGGCGTGACCGCGCTGTTCCTGAAGATTTTCTTCTTCGCCCTGATCATCAGCGTGATCCTCTCGTGGGTCGCCCCGAGCAGCCATAACCCAGGCGCCGAGCTGGTGAACCAAATCTGCGAACCGGCCCTGGCGCCGTTCCGTCGTATCGTGCCGAACCTCGGCGGCCTGGACATCTCGCCGATCCTGGCGTTCATGGTGCTCAAGCTGATCGACATGCTGGTGATCAACAACCTGGCGGCGATGACCATGATGCCGGAAATCCTGCGCCTGCTGATCTGA
- the metX gene encoding homoserine O-succinyltransferase MetX: protein MPAAFPPDSVGLVTPQMAHFSEPLALACGRSLPAYDLIYETYGTLNATASNAVLICHALSGHHHAAGYHSTDDRKPGWWDSCIGPGKPIDTSKFFVVSLNNLGGCNGSTGPSSLNPDTGKPFGADFPVLTVEDWVHSQARLADRLGIAQWAAVIGGSLGGMQALQWTITYPDRVRHCLAIASAPKLSAQNIAFNEVARQAILTDPEFHGGSFQEHGVIPKRGLMLARMVGHITYLSDDSMGEKFGRGLKSEKLNYDFHSVEFQVESYLRYQGEEFSGRFDANTYLLMTKALDYFDPAANFDDDLAKTFAGATAKFCVMSFTTDWRFSPARSRELVDALMAARKDVCYLEIDAPQGHDAFLIPIPRYLQAFGNYMNRITL, encoded by the coding sequence ATGCCAGCTGCCTTTCCCCCCGATTCCGTTGGTCTGGTGACGCCGCAAATGGCGCATTTCAGCGAGCCCCTGGCCCTGGCCTGCGGCCGTTCGTTGCCAGCCTATGACCTGATCTACGAAACCTACGGCACCCTCAATGCCACGGCGAGCAATGCCGTGCTGATTTGCCACGCCTTGTCGGGACATCACCATGCCGCCGGCTACCACAGCACCGACGACCGCAAGCCGGGTTGGTGGGACAGTTGTATCGGCCCGGGCAAGCCTATCGATACCAGCAAATTCTTCGTGGTCAGCCTGAACAACCTCGGGGGCTGCAACGGCTCCACCGGTCCCAGCAGCCTCAACCCGGACACCGGCAAGCCCTTCGGCGCCGACTTCCCGGTGCTCACCGTCGAAGACTGGGTCCACAGCCAGGCACGCCTGGCCGATCGCCTCGGCATCGCCCAGTGGGCGGCGGTCATCGGTGGCAGCCTGGGGGGCATGCAGGCCCTGCAATGGACCATCACCTACCCGGACCGCGTGCGCCACTGCCTGGCAATCGCCTCGGCCCCGAAGCTGTCGGCGCAGAACATCGCCTTCAACGAAGTGGCGCGCCAGGCGATCCTCACCGACCCCGAATTCCACGGTGGCTCGTTCCAGGAACACGGCGTGATCCCCAAGCGTGGCTTGATGCTGGCGCGGATGGTCGGGCACATCACCTACCTGTCCGATGATTCCATGGGCGAAAAATTCGGCCGTGGCCTCAAGAGCGAAAAGCTCAACTACGACTTCCACAGCGTCGAGTTCCAGGTGGAAAGCTACCTGCGCTATCAGGGCGAGGAGTTCTCCGGGCGCTTCGACGCCAACACCTACCTGTTGATGACCAAGGCACTGGACTACTTCGATCCAGCGGCGAATTTCGACGATGACCTGGCGAAAACCTTCGCCGGCGCCACGGCAAAGTTCTGCGTGATGTCGTTCACCACCGACTGGCGCTTCTCCCCGGCGCGCTCGCGGGAGCTGGTGGATGCGCTGATGGCCGCGCGCAAGGACGTCTGCTACCTGGAAATCGACGCGCCCCAGGGCCACGACGCCTTCTTGATCCCGATCCCGCGCTACCTGCAGGCGTTCGGCAACTACATGAACCGTATAACGCTGTGA